CTGCGGCACACCTGCCTCGTGGAGCAGGCGGGCCAAATACAGCGCCGAGAGTGGAGTTAGCTCGGACGGTTTCAGCACAACAGCGTTTCCCGTCACCAGCGCCGCCAGCGTTTCTGTGGCGGGAATGGAGAGAGGATAGTTCCACGGCGAGATGATTCCGAGAACGCCGACCGGCTCGTGCAGAATCCGCCCGCGCTTGGTCTTCATGACAATGTTCGCGTGCCGAACATCCTCTTCGCGCATCACACGATAGACGTTCTCGGTGCAGAATCGTGCAGCATCCAGCGTGACGATCACCTCAGAAACCAGCGACTCGACGACCGGCTTGCCGGATTCAGCGGTGACGCAGGCCGCCACCTCGCTGCGCTGCTCCAGCAGCAGTTGCTGGAACCGGCGCAACACACGCACGCGGCCGGCAATGCCGAGGCGGCTCCACGCCGGTTGAGCGGCGCGGGCACGCGCGACGGCATCTTGAACGTTGGCCGCCGCGGCGCAGGCGTGCTCGCTGAGAACTTCGCCCGTGGCGGGATTGGTGTTCACGATACGTTCTGGCGACCTTGCCGGAGTATTCATCGCAAAGTTGTCTCCCTGCCGCTGCGTGGGCGGAGTTTCGGAGCGAGTCTTCTAGTATTCGACGCTGACCAGGTAAAGGCCGGAGGCGGGGGCTGTTGCCCCAGCAGCCGAGCGGTCTCGCGCTCTCAGGATTCGGCCTACGTCGGCGACACCGAGCGTTCCCTTGCCGACGAGCAGGAACGTCCCCACGAGGTTCCTGACCATGTGATGTAAGAAGCCGTTGCCCCGCACCGTGTAAATGATCTCGTCACCCTCACGATGCCACGCGGATTCGAAGATAGTTCGGACGTTTGTGACGTGCTTCAGCGCGACAGCAGTTTGTGCATCCGCGCCCTCCCGCTGTTCCCTGTCAGGATCGACTGCTGCGAAGGATGTGAAGTCGTGCTCGCCAAGGACTTGCCCCGCAGCACGGAACATTGTTTCCTCATCCAGCGGGAAAGGGTGGTGAGTAACGTAACGGGCAAGGAACGGCGGGCAGATCGCACCGCGATAGATGCGGTAGCGGTATGTCTTCGCCTTCGCAGAATGGCGCGCGTGGAAGTCTGGCGGCATCTCCTCGACGCAGAGAACGCGAATCGACGGTGGCAGATGGTCGTTCAGCACTTTTAGGAAGTTGGCTAGTGGAATGACGGATTCAGTTTTGAAACTGGCGACCTGGGCGAGGGCATGAACGCCGGCATCGGTGCGTCCAGAACCTTGCGGCAGTACTTTTTCGCCCGTCACCCGTCCAATAACATGGGCCAGAATTCCCTGTACGGTGGTGAGACCGGGTTGCACCTGCCATCCTCGGAACTCCGCGCCGTCGTAGGCCAGCGTGATTTTCAGGTTTCGATTCAAGCGGACTCTCGATTGCGCGATTTTGAAATCGCCTTACCAGTGGGGATTATCGTAAGCTTCAAGTATTCTGTCCTGGGGCCTGGGTCGGCTATACTATGGCACTTCCCACACGCCAAAGCTACAGGTCTGTCGTGGCTGATGTTTGCCGCTCGTGAACGCCGGAGAAAGATTGGAACTCGCGACCTGCTCGATGCGTATCAGGTGGGGACAGCGACAGGGACTCGACTTTTTTTGAAGCAATCATTTTTTGGAGACAAGCGAATGCCAGTTTCGGGTTCAAGAACGTTTTCCGCCAGGCTCTTTGCGGTGGTTTGTTTACTGGGTCTGTGCACCTCTGTGGGCTATGCGCAGAAGCTGCAGGATTATTCCAAGCCGCGCTCGGCGCTCACCTTCGTGGGCCCGTACATGGGGCGCGACGTTCAGCCACCGAACTTCGTGAACGCGCCACGGCTCGACCAGATGGTCAAGAACGGCAATCTGATGCTGTCAATGAACGACGCCATCGCGCTCGCGCTGGAGAACAACCTTGATCTGGCCATTGCGCGTTACAACCTGAGCATCGCCGATACGGATGTACTTCGCGCTTTGTCCGGCGGCTCGACACGCGGCGTCAACACGGGCCTCGTGTCAGGTACGCCCGGCGGCGGTAACGGCGGCATCGGGTCGGCATCGCAGGGTGGCGGAGCGGGCGGTACCTCGACAGGTGCTGGCGGTGCTGGCGCAGGAACCGGCGGCATCGTGTCGTCGACGAGCGGCGTTGGCGCGAACATCGACTCGTTCGACCCTATGCTCACCGGTACACTGCAGATCGAACGTGCCGTCAGCCAACAGTCGAACACGATCGTGACCGGCACGAACGTCTTGAACCAGAATAGCGGCGTCGCAAACTTCGGCTACTCGCAAGGCTTCCAGACCGGCACACTCTTGAACGTGAGTTTCAGTAACAGCCGCAGCACTACGAACAGCCTTCGCACTACGGTGAATCCGAGCTTGAGCAGCAGTTTCCGCGCCTCGCTTCGTCAGCACCTTCTCTCCGGATTCGGGCTGGCATCCAACACGCGCTTCATCCGCATAGCCAGGAACAACCGTGAGATTTCAGACATCGCCTTCAAGAACCAGATTATTTCGACGGTTTCGCAGATCCAGAACATCTACTGGGATCTTGTAAACGCGTATGAAGACGTGAAGGTGAAGGAGCGCTCGCTGGCCCTGGCGGAGAAGACCCTTTCCGATAACCGCAAGCAGGTGGAGATCGGGACACTCGCGCCCATTGAAATCGTTCGCGCACAGGCGGAAGTGTCCACTCGTAACCAGGATCTGATCGGCTCGCAGACGAACCTGCAATTGCAGCAGTTGCTAATGAAAAATGCGGTAACGCGCAACATGTCTGACCCAGTGCTGGCAGCCGCTCCGGTCATCCCGACCGACACGATGGTCATCCCCGCGCAGGAAGAGATTCGCCCCATTCAGGACCTGGTGGAACAGGCGCTGAGCCGTCGTCCGGACATCGCTTCGCAACGCATCGACTTGACCAACCGCGCGATCAGCAAGACATCAGCCCGCAATGCGCTCAAGCCGACGCTTGATCTTGTCGGTTTCTACGGCGCCTCCTCCCTTGGAGGACAGGCCCTGGGAAGCTGTGGCGGAGTGAATGAACCGATTTGTTTCCCCAGCGGTTACGGTGGCGTGTTCGGTAGCTTGTTCGATTCGACGGCTCCGGACAAGGGCCTCGGCTTGCAGTTGACGATTCCGATTCGCAACCGAGCGGCACAGGCTGACCAGGTGCGTTCCGAACTGGAATACCGCCAGGCACAAATGCGCATGCAGCAGGTGCAGAACCAGATCAACATCGAAGTTCGCAACGCGCAGTTTGCCGTGCAGCAGAACCGTGCTCGCGTAGATGCGGCGAGCACCGCTCGCGAGTTCGCGCAGCAGAGCCTGGACGCCGAGCAGAAGCGGTACGCTCTTGGCGCATCCACCAACACCCTGGTGTTGCAGGCGCAGCGCGACCTTGCGCAAGCGGAGTCCAACCGGGTTGCTGCCATGGCAGCTTACGAGAAGTCGCGCGTGGAACTGGATCGCGTGACCGGCTACACGCTCGACCGCAACGGCATACAGGTGGACGACGCCGAATCCGGCCAGGTGTCAAAGATGCCCGCGGTCCCATTCGTCGGCCCACGCACGGACTTACAACCGACCGTATTGCAGCAGCAGGCGGTACCGCAGCAGCAGCAACAATAATTCGCTAACCCTACGTCCCGTTGCTCGTCAAACGTAGCGGGACGTAGTTGCAAAACCAGTAGCACCAAACCATTTATATCCGCCACCTGGTCGTTCCGACGTCCTCCCCATGCTAAGGACGATTCGGGTGGCGGGGCCCGATGCAGACGGGCATCATAAAAAGGCCTGGCGTGGTGATTGCCAGGCCTTTCCTGTGCTTGATACGGTCACTTTTCCATAGCCTGCCCAATCAAGATGTACGCTCGGGCGGCACTCTCCTGCTAGTATTTCGCGCGTGACACTCTCAGTTGCCATCATCACGTTCAACGAAGAAGCAAACATCGCCCGCACCCTGCGTAGCGTGGCGGCGATTGCGGACGAAATCGTCATCGTCGATTCCGGCTCAAATGACCGCACCGTAGAAATTGCGCAAAGCTTCGGCCCGCATGTGCGAGTTCTTTCCGAGACGTGGAAGGGCTTCGCGAGACAGAAGAACTCGGCAATTGAGAAGTGCACGGGCATTTGGGTGCTGAGCCTGGATGCGGACGAAGAACTGACCCCGGAACTGGCGAAGGAAATTTCTGAAATCCTTTCAGGTCCCGCGGAAGACGGATTCGGCAAGGAAGATGGCTACTGGATTAAGCGCAGGAATCACTTCCTCAACAAGCCAATCAGGCATGGCGGATTCTATCCCGACCCGAAGCTGCGTTTGTTCAGGCGAGGTAAGGGACGCTTCCTTGATCGGCCGGTGCACGAGACTATGGAAATCGAAGGGCGGC
Above is a genomic segment from Clostridia bacterium containing:
- a CDS encoding TolC family protein, with the translated sequence MPVSGSRTFSARLFAVVCLLGLCTSVGYAQKLQDYSKPRSALTFVGPYMGRDVQPPNFVNAPRLDQMVKNGNLMLSMNDAIALALENNLDLAIARYNLSIADTDVLRALSGGSTRGVNTGLVSGTPGGGNGGIGSASQGGGAGGTSTGAGGAGAGTGGIVSSTSGVGANIDSFDPMLTGTLQIERAVSQQSNTIVTGTNVLNQNSGVANFGYSQGFQTGTLLNVSFSNSRSTTNSLRTTVNPSLSSSFRASLRQHLLSGFGLASNTRFIRIARNNREISDIAFKNQIISTVSQIQNIYWDLVNAYEDVKVKERSLALAEKTLSDNRKQVEIGTLAPIEIVRAQAEVSTRNQDLIGSQTNLQLQQLLMKNAVTRNMSDPVLAAAPVIPTDTMVIPAQEEIRPIQDLVEQALSRRPDIASQRIDLTNRAISKTSARNALKPTLDLVGFYGASSLGGQALGSCGGVNEPICFPSGYGGVFGSLFDSTAPDKGLGLQLTIPIRNRAAQADQVRSELEYRQAQMRMQQVQNQINIEVRNAQFAVQQNRARVDAASTAREFAQQSLDAEQKRYALGASTNTLVLQAQRDLAQAESNRVAAMAAYEKSRVELDRVTGYTLDRNGIQVDDAESGQVSKMPAVPFVGPRTDLQPTVLQQQAVPQQQQQ
- a CDS encoding glycosyltransferase family 2 protein, translating into MTLSVAIITFNEEANIARTLRSVAAIADEIVIVDSGSNDRTVEIAQSFGPHVRVLSETWKGFARQKNSAIEKCTGIWVLSLDADEELTPELAKEISEILSGPAEDGFGKEDGYWIKRRNHFLNKPIRHGGFYPDPKLRLFRRGKGRFLDRPVHETMEIEGRLGTLHYPMNHHAYPTLSGYIEHMNRYSSLGAQVAVSRRRRGFSVLDIVLRPLATFLYNYLFRLGFLDGREGLLLHMYHSVYVSWKYAKAWEIGQDR
- the truA gene encoding tRNA pseudouridine(38-40) synthase TruA, which encodes MNRNLKITLAYDGAEFRGWQVQPGLTTVQGILAHVIGRVTGEKVLPQGSGRTDAGVHALAQVASFKTESVIPLANFLKVLNDHLPPSIRVLCVEEMPPDFHARHSAKAKTYRYRIYRGAICPPFLARYVTHHPFPLDEETMFRAAGQVLGEHDFTSFAAVDPDREQREGADAQTAVALKHVTNVRTIFESAWHREGDEIIYTVRGNGFLHHMVRNLVGTFLLVGKGTLGVADVGRILRARDRSAAGATAPASGLYLVSVEY